A genomic region of Lachnoclostridium edouardi contains the following coding sequences:
- a CDS encoding M50 family metallopeptidase, protein MNIILAILVFGLIVLIHEFGHFLLAKMNGIGVVEFSIGMGPRLFSIQGEETQYSIKALPFGGSCMMLGEDGSESDPKAFNNKSVLARISVIFAGPFFNFILAFIFAVIIIATLGHDTAYVYDTLEGTPAREAGLENGDIIKKINGKTIVGKNDVVLYVAAHPGEPLDVTYLRPEGGTPLEGSAPEGKKGIIPYAKGQMYTTTIVPEYSEENGGYKMGVSFYGYYEKPENFLELMGYSVNQIQFCIRSTFDSLKLLFTGQVKADEAVAGPVRIVSMIGESVGENREYGLTSTLLTLSNWCLILSATLGIMNLLPIPALDGGRLVFLVLEGLRGKPIDREKEGMVHLAGFAVLMVLMVVVLFNDIRSFF, encoded by the coding sequence CTGAATATTATTTTAGCAATCCTGGTGTTTGGACTGATTGTGCTCATACACGAGTTTGGACACTTTTTACTGGCAAAGATGAACGGAATCGGGGTTGTAGAATTTTCAATCGGCATGGGGCCAAGGCTTTTTTCCATACAGGGGGAGGAGACTCAGTATTCTATAAAGGCTCTTCCCTTTGGCGGCTCCTGCATGATGCTTGGCGAGGATGGAAGCGAAAGCGACCCTAAAGCATTTAATAATAAATCAGTGTTGGCCAGAATCTCTGTAATATTTGCAGGTCCGTTTTTCAACTTTATTCTGGCGTTTATTTTTGCTGTGATTATCATAGCGACACTAGGCCACGACACAGCATATGTGTACGACACCCTGGAGGGAACTCCCGCCAGAGAGGCTGGTCTGGAAAACGGGGATATTATTAAAAAAATTAATGGAAAAACAATTGTTGGCAAAAACGACGTAGTTTTATATGTGGCCGCTCATCCGGGAGAACCTTTAGACGTAACATATTTAAGGCCAGAGGGCGGAACGCCTTTAGAGGGAAGCGCTCCTGAAGGAAAAAAAGGCATCATTCCCTATGCAAAAGGACAGATGTATACAACAACCATTGTCCCGGAGTATTCAGAGGAAAATGGCGGATATAAAATGGGCGTTTCTTTTTATGGATATTATGAAAAGCCGGAAAATTTTCTGGAGCTTATGGGCTACAGCGTCAATCAGATTCAGTTCTGCATACGCAGCACCTTTGACAGCTTAAAGCTTTTATTTACCGGTCAGGTGAAGGCAGACGAGGCTGTGGCGGGCCCTGTGAGAATTGTATCTATGATTGGAGAATCGGTAGGGGAAAACAGGGAGTACGGTCTTACATCCACCCTTTTAACCTTGTCCAACTGGTGTTTGATTCTCAGCGCTACACTGGGAATTATGAACCTTCTGCCTATTCCCGCATTAGACGGAGGGCGGTTAGTATTCCTTGTGCTGGAGGGACTGAGGGGCAAGCCTATAGA
- a CDS encoding VanW family protein — translation MIGCVLALILGIGGAFAVFLSNPNKETEETAAEEIVIENNVTVNGISMEGLSKSQALEAILKARPWSMTVVLEDQTYDIDDLSRKKTEELLDKICADNTQGEYTVDMSNLDEEIKAQAEECAKLWDLSPKNSVLESFDEESGKFLFSESSSGRAVDQEKLVQDIKEAVENGQFTAKIQAQVKEVPAEMDKAQAQEQYKTLASFVTDTTNNEKRNTNVRLSAEALNGTIVQPGEEFSFNKVVGQRTEEKGYQQAAAYNSGQVVQEVGGGVCQMSSTLYKVAFQSGMKITFRRSHTFEPNYVTPGQDATISWEEPDFRFVNTSSAPIGIKAGYSNRKASVSIYGIPVLEEGITWDLYSEKVAELDPPEPVYEEDQTLEPGVEKVKSSGSKGSKWVTYKVIYKDGKEIERVEDHSKTYKGHAPVILRNTSGVVLKPEETSPAETTPAPTVDGMPEDYVPGQSTEIPPEETLPEETESQEVPAPVPLPLPSETQTASTEAAGPGAGIQ, via the coding sequence GTGATAGGGTGTGTTCTGGCGCTGATTTTAGGAATAGGAGGAGCTTTTGCTGTATTTTTGTCAAATCCTAATAAGGAAACAGAGGAGACGGCGGCGGAAGAGATTGTTATAGAAAACAATGTTACAGTGAATGGGATTTCTATGGAAGGTTTAAGTAAATCCCAGGCCTTAGAGGCGATTTTAAAAGCCCGTCCCTGGAGCATGACTGTAGTTTTAGAAGATCAGACATATGATATAGATGATTTATCAAGGAAAAAGACAGAGGAGCTGTTAGATAAAATATGTGCTGATAATACTCAGGGAGAGTATACAGTAGACATGTCAAACCTGGATGAAGAGATTAAAGCTCAGGCGGAGGAGTGTGCAAAGCTGTGGGATCTTAGTCCAAAGAACAGCGTGCTGGAAAGTTTTGATGAGGAATCCGGAAAATTTCTTTTTAGTGAAAGCAGCTCCGGAAGGGCTGTGGATCAGGAAAAATTAGTTCAGGATATAAAGGAAGCGGTGGAAAACGGCCAGTTCACTGCCAAAATTCAGGCTCAGGTAAAAGAGGTTCCGGCTGAAATGGATAAGGCTCAGGCCCAGGAGCAGTATAAAACTTTAGCCTCCTTTGTTACAGACACTACCAACAATGAAAAGAGAAATACAAATGTAAGATTATCTGCAGAGGCTTTAAATGGTACGATTGTTCAGCCTGGAGAGGAATTTTCTTTTAATAAAGTAGTGGGACAGAGAACAGAGGAAAAGGGATATCAGCAGGCGGCGGCATACAACAGCGGACAAGTGGTTCAGGAGGTTGGCGGCGGAGTGTGCCAGATGTCCAGTACCTTATATAAAGTGGCTTTTCAGTCTGGAATGAAGATTACATTCAGAAGATCTCATACATTTGAGCCAAATTATGTAACTCCAGGCCAGGATGCAACTATAAGCTGGGAAGAGCCGGATTTCCGTTTTGTAAATACTTCCAGCGCGCCTATAGGAATTAAGGCCGGGTATTCTAACAGAAAGGCATCTGTATCTATTTATGGCATTCCTGTGCTGGAGGAGGGGATTACATGGGATTTATATTCAGAAAAGGTGGCGGAATTAGATCCTCCGGAGCCTGTATATGAAGAAGATCAAACTTTGGAGCCAGGAGTGGAAAAGGTAAAAAGCTCCGGTTCTAAGGGCAGCAAATGGGTTACTTATAAGGTGATTTATAAGGACGGAAAGGAAATAGAAAGAGTGGAGGACCATTCTAAGACATATAAGGGGCACGCGCCTGTTATACTCAGGAATACCAGCGGGGTAGTGTTAAAGCCGGAGGAAACAAGTCCTGCTGAGACAACGCCGGCTCCTACTGTAGACGGAATGCCGGAGGACTATGTTCCCGGCCAGTCAACGGAAATTCCTCCTGAGGAAACATTGCCGGAGGAAACAGAGTCACAGGAAGTTCCTGCACCTGTCCCTCTGCCTTTGCCTTCAGAAACTCAGACTGCTTCCACAGAAGCGGCGGGGCCTGGAGCCGGAATTCAATAA
- a CDS encoding 2-hydroxycarboxylate transporter family protein: MSETKKESFLVRRFYGLPMWQVGIVLLVIYVAIGMRVIPSNDMLATIVVLMSIGLVLYEVGEKIPIWNAYIGGGSMLAFLGAAALNYYHILPQEYADGITFFYDDYGFQTVFISLLIVSAVLAVNRKQLIKAFAGYIPAILGGIAAAAAFGIVGGLICGVDVISIVSLYVLPIMGGGNGAGAVPLSEMWEATTGQSKDAFYSQAFAILNIANNFAILGAVALNSMGNKWPKLTGNGELIRNTGSTVLVEGKKEKVNATAYDMAGGLLLTGGVYALCLAFSEKILPNIGSVTLHMYAYMVVFAALLNVSNVVPDNVKEGAKKLSAFFTKPLMGMCMAGIGIAFTDLGELIAVLNVKTLFICAMVVIGAIVGAGLVGMLVGFNFVESAMTAGLCMANRGGSGDLQVLGAGHRLDLMSYAAISSRIGGAIILLIASIAFSFMI; encoded by the coding sequence ATGTCAGAGACGAAAAAAGAGAGTTTCTTGGTTCGCAGGTTTTATGGTCTACCAATGTGGCAGGTGGGAATTGTGCTGTTGGTAATTTATGTAGCTATTGGTATGAGAGTAATTCCAAGTAATGACATGCTGGCAACAATCGTTGTGTTAATGTCAATTGGATTGGTGCTTTATGAAGTGGGAGAAAAAATTCCTATTTGGAACGCATATATTGGCGGCGGATCTATGCTGGCATTTTTAGGAGCGGCAGCCTTAAATTATTATCATATTCTGCCCCAGGAATATGCAGACGGAATTACATTTTTCTATGATGATTATGGATTCCAGACAGTATTTATTTCTCTGTTAATTGTGTCGGCGGTGCTGGCAGTAAACAGAAAGCAGCTGATTAAAGCCTTTGCAGGATATATTCCGGCTATTTTAGGAGGAATCGCAGCAGCTGCAGCATTTGGAATTGTAGGGGGATTGATCTGCGGCGTAGATGTTATCAGTATTGTTTCTCTTTACGTACTTCCAATTATGGGCGGAGGCAACGGGGCAGGAGCCGTGCCTTTAAGTGAAATGTGGGAGGCAACTACAGGACAGAGCAAGGATGCATTTTATTCTCAGGCATTTGCAATTTTAAATATTGCCAATAACTTTGCGATTCTTGGCGCAGTAGCTTTAAATTCCATGGGAAATAAATGGCCGAAGCTTACAGGGAACGGCGAGCTTATCAGAAATACAGGAAGTACAGTGCTGGTAGAAGGAAAGAAAGAGAAGGTAAATGCAACTGCTTATGATATGGCTGGCGGTCTTTTACTGACAGGAGGAGTATACGCATTATGTCTGGCGTTCTCTGAGAAGATTCTGCCTAACATTGGATCAGTAACATTACATATGTATGCCTACATGGTTGTTTTTGCGGCCTTATTAAATGTTTCAAATGTGGTGCCTGATAATGTAAAAGAGGGAGCTAAAAAGCTGTCCGCATTCTTTACAAAACCTCTTATGGGTATGTGTATGGCCGGTATTGGTATTGCATTTACAGACTTAGGAGAATTAATTGCAGTATTAAATGTAAAAACACTGTTTATCTGCGCAATGGTAGTAATCGGAGCGATTGTAGGCGCCGGACTTGTAGGTATGCTGGTAGGCTTTAACTTTGTAGAGTCAGCTATGACGGCAGGACTTTGTATGGCCAACAGAGGCGGCTCTGGAGATCTTCAGGTGCTGGGAGCAGGACACCGTCTGGATCTGATGAGCTACGCGGCAATTTCTTCCAGAATCGGAGGAGCAATTATACTGCTCATAGCAAGTATAGCCTTTAGTTTTATGATTTAA
- a CDS encoding 1-deoxy-D-xylulose-5-phosphate reductoisomerase, whose amino-acid sequence MKKIAILGSTGSIGTQTLEVVRNNKDLQVTALSAGGNIDLLEQQIREFQPKIAAVWQEEKAAELKIRTKDLNVKIYSGMDGLLETATEPESQILVTAVVGMIGIRPTIAAIKAGKDIALANKETLVTAGHIIIPLAEEKKVRLLPVDSEHSAVFQCLGLEKGNKISRLLLTASGGPFRGMTRAQMKNIQVEDALKHPNWEMGQKITIDSSTMVNKGLEVMEAKWLFHVPIDQVEVVVQPQSVIHSMVEFEDGAVMAQLGTPDMKLPIQYALYYPERRYLPGERLNFSMLKELRFEEPDFENFPGLSMAYQAGRIGGSLPTVYNAANELAVSKFLHGKINYLDITEIIRMSMEQHKVKEQPSVEEILSAEQATYEYIESRW is encoded by the coding sequence ATGAAGAAAATAGCAATTCTGGGCTCTACTGGTTCTATTGGAACTCAGACCCTGGAAGTGGTGAGAAATAATAAGGATTTACAGGTTACTGCATTGTCTGCAGGAGGAAATATTGATCTGTTGGAGCAGCAGATCAGAGAATTTCAGCCTAAAATAGCAGCTGTGTGGCAGGAAGAAAAAGCAGCTGAGCTGAAAATCAGAACAAAAGATCTAAATGTAAAAATTTATTCCGGCATGGACGGACTTTTAGAGACGGCCACAGAACCGGAAAGTCAGATTCTTGTTACGGCTGTTGTAGGTATGATTGGCATACGGCCTACAATTGCAGCCATTAAGGCAGGCAAGGATATTGCTTTGGCAAATAAAGAAACTCTTGTAACGGCAGGTCATATTATTATACCTTTAGCAGAGGAGAAAAAAGTGCGCCTTCTGCCTGTAGACAGCGAGCACAGCGCTGTGTTCCAATGTCTTGGTTTGGAAAAGGGAAATAAAATCAGCAGACTGCTTTTAACTGCTTCCGGCGGACCTTTCCGGGGAATGACAAGAGCACAGATGAAAAATATACAGGTGGAGGACGCCCTAAAGCATCCAAACTGGGAAATGGGACAAAAGATCACAATAGATTCCTCCACAATGGTAAACAAAGGGCTGGAGGTCATGGAAGCAAAATGGCTGTTTCACGTGCCTATAGATCAGGTGGAGGTAGTGGTTCAGCCTCAAAGCGTGATTCATTCCATGGTAGAATTTGAGGACGGAGCTGTGATGGCTCAGCTAGGAACTCCTGATATGAAGCTACCTATACAGTATGCCTTATATTATCCGGAACGCCGTTATCTTCCGGGAGAAAGGCTGAATTTTTCCATGTTAAAAGAGCTTCGCTTTGAAGAACCTGATTTTGAAAACTTTCCAGGCCTTTCTATGGCTTACCAGGCAGGGAGAATTGGCGGTTCTCTTCCTACTGTTTACAATGCGGCCAATGAACTGGCTGTGTCTAAATTTTTACACGGGAAAATCAATTACCTGGATATTACAGAGATCATCAGAATGTCCATGGAACAGCACAAAGTGAAGGAACAGCCTTCTGTAGAGGAAATTCTTTCTGCAGAACAGGCAACATATGAATATATAGAAAGCAGGTGGTAA
- a CDS encoding phosphatidate cytidylyltransferase, producing the protein MFTTRLISGIVLVLLALFVVISGGGILFATAGMLSLIGLFELYRVLKIHNKSIGILGYIITAVYYAMVWTGDFSCMELLITSSVMIMMGIYVFTFPDYKTEEVTGAFFGVFYVAVMMSYIYRTREITDGQYLVWLIFLSSWGCDTCAYCFGMLLGKHKLAPVLSPKKSVEGAVGGTFGAVLLGVIYAFIFGGKMELESPVLVCGAACGIAAVISQIGDLAASAIKRNHNVKDYGHLIPGHGGILDRFDSMLFTAPAIYFALFFLR; encoded by the coding sequence ATGTTCACAACGCGGCTGATCAGCGGAATCGTGTTGGTGCTCCTGGCGCTGTTTGTAGTAATTAGCGGCGGAGGTATACTTTTTGCCACAGCGGGTATGCTCTCATTAATTGGATTATTTGAGCTTTACCGGGTTTTAAAAATCCATAATAAGTCCATAGGTATACTGGGTTATATAATAACTGCAGTTTATTATGCTATGGTATGGACCGGAGATTTTAGCTGCATGGAGCTTTTAATCACTTCTTCTGTAATGATAATGATGGGAATTTATGTTTTCACATTTCCAGATTATAAAACAGAAGAGGTGACAGGAGCCTTTTTCGGCGTTTTTTATGTGGCAGTTATGATGTCCTATATTTACCGCACAAGAGAAATAACAGACGGTCAGTATTTAGTGTGGCTTATATTTTTAAGCTCCTGGGGCTGCGATACCTGCGCCTACTGCTTCGGTATGCTTTTGGGAAAACATAAGCTGGCTCCTGTGCTCAGCCCGAAAAAGTCTGTGGAAGGAGCAGTGGGAGGAACTTTTGGCGCTGTTTTGCTGGGAGTAATATACGCCTTTATATTCGGCGGTAAAATGGAGCTGGAATCGCCTGTTTTAGTGTGCGGCGCTGCCTGCGGAATTGCCGCAGTTATTTCCCAGATTGGAGATCTGGCTGCTTCTGCAATAAAACGAAATCACAATGTAAAGGATTACGGGCATTTAATACCTGGGCATGGAGGAATCCTGGACCGTTTTGACAGTATGTTGTTTACCGCTCCGGCTATTTATTTTGCCCTGTTCTTTCTCAGATAA
- a CDS encoding aconitate hydratase, giving the protein MGQNIIQKLIASHLVSGSMEPGSEIYVKIDHTLTHDITAVMAYLAFEALEISKVRTECSVSYLDHNLLQVDSKTPDDHIFLQSIAKKYGLYLSRPGNGICHMIHYFRFGKPGKSLMGTDSHTTTGGALGMLSIGAGGMDVATAMAGLPMRLKMPKVVRVELKGALNPQCSAKDVILEMLRRLTVKGGVGKAYEYVGEGVKSLTVAQRGTITNMGAELGATTSVFPADDEVRKFLKAQGRESDYTPLYPDEDCTYDEYMELDLSELVPLVACPSMPDKVAKVEDLGHVKVDQVFIGSCTNGSYSDIKKAAEVLDGHVVNDNVSLTVAVGTKQILQMLMEDGTISKLLCSGARLLECACGPCTGIGQAAPTNGVSVRTSNRNFPGRGGTPDAQLYLVSPEVAAATAITGYLTLPSQVCDITKLADITEPEEYLVDDKMLIPPVEGDTSDVEIIRGPNIKPLPIPEMITPVIDVPVSLKAGDNISTDDIIPASATFSAMRSNIPMVAEIVFSRYDKDFVSRAKEMKNSIIVGGENYGQGSSREHAAIAPMYLGVKAVIAKSMARIHKNNLINHGVLPLIFEDGSIYDKIEAGDELVLENCLEGIKAKEIMVTNKTKGYTFKTILEISDDEANVLLAGGQLRYIKKQIQ; this is encoded by the coding sequence ATGGGACAAAATATTATTCAAAAATTAATTGCCAGCCATTTAGTTTCAGGCTCCATGGAACCTGGTAGTGAAATATATGTAAAAATTGATCACACATTAACCCATGATATTACAGCAGTAATGGCGTACTTAGCTTTTGAGGCCTTAGAAATATCTAAGGTGCGCACAGAGTGCTCTGTCAGCTACTTAGACCATAATCTGCTTCAGGTAGACAGTAAAACTCCAGATGATCATATTTTCCTTCAAAGCATCGCGAAAAAGTACGGCCTTTATTTGTCCAGACCGGGAAACGGAATCTGCCATATGATTCACTATTTCAGATTTGGAAAACCGGGAAAAAGCCTGATGGGCACTGACAGCCATACAACTACAGGGGGAGCTTTAGGAATGCTTTCTATAGGCGCCGGCGGTATGGACGTGGCAACAGCTATGGCCGGCCTTCCCATGAGACTGAAAATGCCTAAGGTAGTAAGAGTAGAGCTGAAAGGCGCTTTAAATCCCCAGTGCTCCGCCAAAGATGTAATCTTAGAAATGCTGCGCCGCTTAACAGTAAAAGGAGGCGTTGGAAAAGCATATGAATATGTGGGAGAGGGGGTAAAAAGCCTGACTGTAGCTCAGAGAGGCACCATTACTAACATGGGAGCTGAGCTGGGAGCCACAACCTCTGTATTTCCGGCAGATGATGAAGTGAGAAAATTCTTAAAAGCTCAGGGAAGAGAATCAGATTACACTCCCTTATATCCAGATGAGGACTGTACATATGATGAATATATGGAATTAGATTTAAGTGAGCTGGTGCCGTTAGTTGCCTGCCCGTCTATGCCTGACAAAGTAGCTAAGGTAGAAGATTTAGGCCATGTAAAAGTAGACCAGGTGTTTATTGGAAGCTGTACAAACGGCTCCTACAGTGACATTAAAAAGGCGGCGGAGGTTCTGGACGGACATGTGGTAAATGATAATGTTTCACTTACAGTTGCAGTGGGAACAAAACAGATTCTCCAAATGCTGATGGAAGACGGAACTATATCTAAGCTTTTATGTTCCGGAGCCAGATTGTTAGAATGCGCCTGCGGCCCCTGTACAGGAATCGGCCAGGCTGCGCCTACAAATGGAGTTTCTGTCCGCACCTCCAACCGCAATTTCCCTGGAAGAGGAGGCACTCCGGACGCCCAGCTTTATCTGGTAAGCCCTGAGGTGGCTGCGGCTACAGCTATTACAGGATATTTAACGCTGCCGTCCCAGGTTTGCGATATTACAAAACTGGCTGATATTACAGAGCCAGAGGAATATTTAGTAGACGACAAAATGCTGATTCCTCCTGTAGAGGGAGATACTTCAGATGTAGAAATTATCAGAGGTCCTAATATTAAGCCTCTGCCTATTCCTGAAATGATTACGCCAGTCATTGATGTGCCTGTCTCCTTAAAAGCAGGAGACAATATTTCCACAGACGATATTATTCCTGCCAGCGCTACATTCTCAGCCATGAGATCCAATATTCCCATGGTAGCGGAAATTGTATTCTCTCGCTATGATAAAGATTTCGTAAGCAGAGCAAAGGAAATGAAAAACAGCATTATTGTAGGCGGAGAAAATTACGGTCAGGGCTCCAGCCGGGAACATGCGGCCATTGCTCCTATGTACTTAGGTGTAAAAGCAGTAATCGCAAAATCCATGGCCAGAATCCACAAAAACAATCTGATTAACCACGGCGTTCTGCCTTTGATTTTTGAAGACGGAAGTATTTATGATAAAATTGAGGCAGGAGACGAACTGGTATTAGAAAACTGTCTGGAAGGCATTAAAGCAAAGGAAATTATGGTTACAAATAAAACAAAAGGTTATACCTTTAAAACCATATTGGAAATTTCAGACGACGAGGCAAACGTACTTTTGGCGGGAGGCCAGTTAAGATATATTAAAAAACAGATTCAGTAA
- the pyrH gene encoding UMP kinase — protein sequence MKTNRVLLKLSGEALAGPKKTGFDEDTVREVARQVKMSVEAGVQVGIVIGGGNFWRGRTSNAIDRTKADQIGMLATVMNCIYVSEIFRTEGMKTQILTPFECGSMTKLFSKDRANKYFAKGMVVFFAGGTGHPYFSTDTGIVLRAVEMEANCILLAKSIDGVYDSDPKVNPDAKKYNTVSIEEVIEKKLAVVDLTASIMCMEHHMPMAVFDLNEKDSIANAMQGKINGTIVTV from the coding sequence ATGAAAACAAACCGAGTATTATTGAAGTTAAGCGGAGAAGCTTTGGCGGGTCCTAAAAAAACAGGCTTTGATGAAGATACTGTGAGAGAAGTGGCCAGACAGGTGAAAATGTCTGTGGAGGCAGGCGTTCAGGTAGGTATTGTTATCGGCGGCGGCAATTTCTGGAGAGGCAGGACAAGCAATGCCATTGACAGAACAAAGGCTGACCAGATAGGGATGCTGGCTACTGTAATGAACTGTATTTATGTGTCTGAAATATTCCGCACAGAGGGCATGAAAACTCAGATTCTCACTCCCTTTGAGTGCGGCTCCATGACAAAGCTGTTTTCCAAGGACAGGGCCAATAAGTATTTTGCAAAGGGAATGGTTGTATTTTTTGCAGGCGGCACAGGACATCCTTATTTTTCTACAGATACAGGTATTGTGCTGAGAGCTGTAGAGATGGAGGCCAACTGTATTTTATTGGCTAAGTCTATTGACGGAGTGTACGACAGCGATCCTAAGGTGAATCCGGACGCTAAAAAGTATAATACAGTTTCTATTGAAGAGGTTATTGAGAAAAAGCTGGCGGTGGTAGATTTGACAGCCTCCATTATGTGTATGGAGCACCACATGCCGATGGCAGTTTTTGATTTAAATGAAAAAGACAGCATTGCCAATGCGATGCAGGGAAAAATAAATGGTACGATTGTAACCGTATAA
- a CDS encoding RraA family protein, with protein sequence MSEAKIGYRMYKDIKRPSKELIEKLRQFTAPELCDGSIVYNAMDYHIKPMVTKKKICGPAVTVKLTMGDSLMVTKAVDMAQPGDVIVLDGRGSGNNALWGDHRSLSCAVKGIEGVVMDGAFRDLEECEEIGFPMYAKAVTCGSSTKNSNGEINVPISCGGVTVNPGDIIVGDVNGVCVIPQEFAEEIMANAKKKIDSLEKVTAEIKEKKKVLPDNYAAQLEKLGYGQYTDQ encoded by the coding sequence ATGTCAGAAGCAAAAATTGGTTACAGAATGTACAAGGATATTAAACGTCCGTCTAAGGAATTAATTGAAAAGCTGCGCCAGTTTACAGCGCCGGAGCTGTGCGACGGATCTATCGTATACAACGCAATGGATTACCACATTAAACCAATGGTAACAAAGAAAAAAATCTGCGGCCCTGCCGTTACTGTAAAGCTGACTATGGGAGACAGCTTAATGGTAACAAAGGCTGTAGATATGGCTCAGCCGGGAGACGTAATTGTTTTAGACGGCAGAGGCAGCGGAAATAACGCTTTGTGGGGAGACCACAGAAGCTTATCATGCGCAGTAAAGGGAATAGAAGGCGTTGTTATGGACGGCGCCTTCAGAGATTTGGAAGAATGTGAGGAAATAGGATTTCCTATGTACGCAAAGGCAGTTACCTGCGGTTCCAGCACGAAAAACTCAAACGGCGAAATTAACGTGCCTATTTCCTGCGGCGGAGTTACTGTAAATCCGGGAGACATTATTGTAGGGGATGTAAATGGAGTCTGCGTAATTCCTCAGGAATTTGCAGAGGAGATTATGGCCAATGCCAAAAAGAAAATAGACAGTTTAGAAAAGGTGACGGCAGAAATTAAAGAAAAGAAAAAGGTTCTTCCAGATAACTATGCCGCCCAGCTGGAAAAATTAGGATATGGCCAATATACAGATCAGTAA
- a CDS encoding isoprenyl transferase, translating to MDNTMENMVIPQHVALILDGNGRWAKKRGLPRSMGHKEGCVTVEKTVEIAARMGIKYLTVYGFSTENWKRSKEEVGALMQLFRFYMVRLLKIAKNNNVRVKMIGERNRFDKDIVEGINRLERETKDNTGLTFVIAVNYGGRDEIVRAAKKMAEEVKMNKLNPEDITENVFSGFLDTAKMPDPDLLIRTSGELRLSNYLLWQLAYTEIYVTDCLWPDFSKEELEKAIAAYNKRERRFGGVQTK from the coding sequence ATGGATAATACTATGGAAAATATGGTAATTCCCCAGCACGTAGCTTTGATTTTAGACGGAAATGGAAGATGGGCGAAAAAAAGAGGACTTCCCAGAAGCATGGGACATAAAGAAGGCTGCGTGACAGTTGAGAAAACTGTGGAAATAGCGGCCAGAATGGGTATTAAATATTTAACTGTATATGGATTTTCTACTGAAAACTGGAAGCGGTCTAAAGAGGAAGTAGGAGCGCTTATGCAGCTGTTCCGCTTCTATATGGTAAGGCTGTTAAAAATTGCGAAAAATAATAATGTAAGAGTGAAAATGATCGGCGAAAGAAACCGTTTTGATAAAGATATTGTAGAAGGCATCAACCGCTTAGAAAGAGAGACAAAGGACAACACAGGCCTTACTTTCGTAATAGCCGTAAATTACGGAGGCCGGGATGAAATTGTCAGGGCTGCAAAAAAAATGGCTGAAGAAGTAAAAATGAACAAGCTGAACCCAGAAGATATTACTGAAAATGTATTCAGCGGATTCTTAGATACAGCTAAGATGCCAGATCCGGATCTTTTGATCCGCACCAGCGGGGAATTAAGACTTTCCAATTATCTGTTATGGCAGTTGGCTTACACGGAAATTTACGTAACAGATTGTTTATGGCCTGATTTTTCTAAAGAGGAATTGGAAAAAGCTATTGCTGCGTATAATAAAAGGGAACGTCGATTTGGCGGTGTGCAGACAAAATAA
- the frr gene encoding ribosome recycling factor: protein MDQEKLKIYEDKMNKSLAALENEYASIRAGRANPHVLDKLKVDYYGTPTPLQQVGNISVPEARMIVIQPWEKSLLKAIEKAILTSDLGINPTNDGNVVRLVFPELTEERRKELAKDVKKKGEGTKVAIRNIRRDANEAFKKMEKADEISEDDLSEAVERIQKLTDKMIDMVEKAVEVKTKEIMTV, encoded by the coding sequence ATGGATCAGGAAAAGTTAAAAATTTACGAAGACAAAATGAACAAATCTCTGGCAGCATTGGAGAACGAGTATGCCTCCATCAGGGCAGGACGCGCGAATCCTCACGTTTTAGATAAGCTGAAAGTAGACTATTACGGAACTCCAACTCCCCTTCAGCAGGTCGGCAATATTTCCGTTCCAGAGGCCAGAATGATTGTGATTCAGCCATGGGAAAAAAGCTTGTTAAAAGCCATTGAAAAGGCAATTCTCACATCTGATTTAGGAATTAATCCTACTAACGACGGCAATGTAGTCCGCCTTGTATTCCCTGAATTAACAGAGGAAAGAAGAAAGGAACTGGCAAAGGACGTAAAGAAAAAAGGCGAGGGCACTAAGGTGGCTATCCGCAACATCAGAAGAGACGCCAACGAGGCTTTTAAGAAGATGGAAAAAGCCGACGAGATTTCTGAAGATGATTTATCTGAGGCAGTAGAGAGAATCCAGAAGCTGACAGATAAAATGATTGATATGGTAGAAAAGGCAGTTGAAGTTAAGACAAAGGAAATTATGACTGTCTAA